A single Pseudomonas sp. DC1.2 DNA region contains:
- a CDS encoding DUF3094 domain-containing protein, protein MTSRLNPDDQKHVEEYLHLSQHRVERRPFRPWMLLVVVLAVTIGLGLLSRFISYLTL, encoded by the coding sequence ATGACCAGCCGCCTGAACCCCGATGATCAGAAGCATGTCGAAGAGTACCTGCACCTGTCCCAGCACCGAGTCGAGCGCCGGCCTTTCCGGCCGTGGATGCTCCTCGTAGTGGTGTTGGCAGTGACCATTGGTTTAGGCCTGTTGAGCCGATTTATCAGTTACCTGACGCTATGA
- a CDS encoding methyl-accepting chemotaxis protein: MFLRQLNIAPRAALGFALIAVLVALLGVFALRQMSSIRDNEVAVETQWLPSIRGGDEIREIMLRIRTISLRMALDQDPKNIAQYRTQMDTRDKELSDKITAYDKLVTTAEGKALYDQFKTTFNAYRAGIAQSFALAEQGRRDELTKLLLLDMKTVVDGSGKQLNDLAELFAKQVATESQTSLAHYETSRMIVSLFIALAALATVALAMLLTRSIVRPLNEALQAAESVAQGDLTKPIETHGNDEVSRLLKALATMQQNLRETLQGISGSATQLTKAADELNAVTLDSTQGLQQQNNEIEQAATAVNEMTAAVEEVARNAVSTSDATRQSSESAQLGQQRVSETASAISALANDVQHTGELVQSLANQSQDIGKVLDVIRAIAEQTNLLALNAAIEAARAGESGRGFAVVADEVRALAHRTQQSTQEIEQMVLGMRNGSSLALDSMQASASRTASTLVLAERAGEALQTITASVHEIHERNLVIASAAEEQAQVAREVDRNLVNIRDLSVRSAAGADQTNASSHQLSTLANALQSMVQRFRV, encoded by the coding sequence ATGTTTCTTCGTCAGCTGAATATTGCCCCGCGTGCTGCGCTTGGGTTTGCCCTGATCGCTGTGCTGGTTGCCTTGCTCGGGGTTTTTGCCCTGAGGCAGATGTCGAGCATCCGTGATAACGAGGTGGCGGTAGAGACCCAATGGCTGCCGAGTATTCGTGGCGGTGACGAAATCCGCGAAATTATGCTGCGCATTCGTACCATTTCCTTACGGATGGCCCTGGATCAGGACCCAAAGAACATCGCGCAGTACCGCACTCAGATGGACACGCGGGACAAGGAACTGAGCGATAAAATCACCGCTTACGACAAATTGGTCACCACCGCCGAAGGTAAAGCGCTGTATGACCAGTTTAAAACCACCTTCAATGCTTATCGTGCTGGCATCGCCCAGTCGTTCGCCTTGGCCGAGCAAGGGCGGCGTGACGAGCTGACCAAATTGTTATTGCTGGATATGAAAACCGTCGTCGATGGTTCTGGTAAACAACTCAACGACCTGGCTGAGTTGTTCGCCAAACAGGTGGCGACGGAAAGCCAGACCTCCCTGGCGCACTACGAAACGTCGCGAATGATTGTCAGCCTGTTCATTGCGTTGGCGGCACTGGCGACGGTTGCGTTGGCGATGCTGCTGACTCGCAGTATCGTGCGCCCGTTGAATGAAGCCCTGCAGGCCGCAGAAAGCGTGGCACAGGGCGATCTAACCAAGCCTATCGAAACCCACGGTAACGATGAAGTGAGCCGTTTGCTCAAGGCCTTGGCGACCATGCAGCAAAACCTGCGTGAAACCCTGCAAGGCATCAGTGGTTCGGCGACTCAACTGACCAAGGCGGCAGATGAGCTGAACGCTGTGACCCTCGACAGTACTCAAGGCTTGCAGCAGCAAAATAACGAAATCGAACAGGCCGCCACGGCGGTCAACGAAATGACCGCTGCCGTGGAAGAGGTCGCCCGCAATGCGGTGTCCACCTCCGATGCCACTCGCCAGTCCAGCGAGTCAGCGCAATTGGGGCAGCAGCGGGTCAGCGAAACTGCGAGCGCCATCAGTGCCTTGGCCAATGACGTGCAGCACACTGGCGAGTTGGTGCAGTCCCTGGCCAATCAGTCTCAAGACATCGGCAAGGTGTTGGATGTGATTCGAGCCATCGCCGAGCAAACCAACTTGCTGGCGCTTAATGCGGCGATAGAAGCGGCGCGTGCCGGAGAGAGTGGGCGAGGTTTCGCGGTGGTGGCCGATGAAGTGCGCGCACTGGCGCATCGCACGCAGCAGTCGACCCAGGAAATCGAACAGATGGTGCTTGGCATGCGTAATGGTTCGAGCCTGGCGTTGGACTCCATGCAGGCGAGCGCTTCGCGGACGGCCAGCACCTTGGTACTGGCCGAGCGAGCAGGCGAGGCGCTCCAGACCATCACCGCCTCGGTGCATGAGATTCATGAACGTAATCTGGTGATCGCCAGTGCTGCCGAAGAACAAGCTCAAGTGGCGCGGGAAGTCGATCGCAATCTGGTGAACATTCGAGACCTGTCGGTACGTTCCGCCGCGGGCGCTGACCAGACCAACGCCTCCAGCCATCAGTTGTCGACACTGGCCAACGCACTGCAAAGCATGGTGCAACGCTTTCGGGTGTAA
- a CDS encoding NAD(P)/FAD-dependent oxidoreductase, translating to MTHRIVIVGGGAGGLELATRLGKTLGKRGTASVMLVDANLTHIWKPLLHEVAAGSLNSSEDELNYVAQAKWNHFEFQLGRMSGLDREQKKIQLAATYDDAGVELLPARELGYDSLVIAVGSTTNDFGTQGAAQHCLFLDTRKQAERFHQQLLNHYLRAHAGQTDTVEQISVAIVGAGATGVELAAELHNAAHELAAYGLDRIKPENMHITLIEAGPRVLPALPERIGGPVHKTLEKLGVNVMTNAAVSEVTADSLITADGKVINASLKVWAAGIRAPGFLKDIDGLETNRINQLNVLPTLQTTRDENIFAFGDCAACPQPGTDRNVPPRAQAAHQQASLLAKSLKLRIEGKPLPSYKYTDYGSLISLSRFSAVGNLMGNLTGSVMLEGWLARMFYVSLYRMHQVALYGVFRTAMLMLGSKIGRGTEPRLKLH from the coding sequence ATGACTCATCGTATTGTCATCGTTGGCGGCGGCGCCGGCGGCCTGGAGTTGGCTACCCGTCTGGGTAAGACTCTGGGCAAGCGTGGCACCGCCAGTGTGATGCTGGTCGACGCAAACCTGACTCACATCTGGAAACCGCTGTTACACGAAGTGGCCGCCGGATCCCTGAACTCCTCCGAAGACGAACTCAATTACGTGGCCCAAGCCAAATGGAACCATTTCGAGTTCCAGCTGGGGCGCATGAGCGGGCTCGATCGCGAGCAGAAAAAAATCCAGCTCGCCGCCACCTACGACGACGCGGGCGTGGAATTGCTTCCGGCCCGTGAGCTGGGTTACGACTCACTGGTCATAGCCGTCGGCAGCACCACCAACGATTTTGGCACTCAAGGCGCAGCGCAACATTGCCTGTTCCTCGACACCCGCAAGCAGGCCGAACGCTTCCACCAGCAACTGCTCAATCACTACCTGCGCGCTCACGCCGGGCAAACCGACACCGTCGAGCAGATCAGCGTGGCCATCGTCGGTGCAGGCGCCACTGGTGTCGAGTTGGCAGCCGAGTTGCACAACGCCGCGCATGAGCTGGCGGCTTATGGGCTGGACCGGATCAAGCCGGAAAACATGCACATCACCCTCATCGAAGCCGGGCCACGCGTATTGCCTGCGCTGCCAGAACGGATCGGCGGGCCTGTGCATAAAACCCTGGAAAAACTCGGGGTCAACGTGATGACCAATGCAGCGGTCAGCGAAGTCACGGCCGACAGCCTGATCACCGCCGACGGCAAAGTGATCAATGCCAGCCTGAAAGTCTGGGCGGCAGGGATTCGCGCACCGGGTTTCCTCAAGGACATCGATGGCCTGGAAACCAATCGCATCAATCAACTGAACGTGCTCCCGACCCTGCAGACCACCCGTGACGAGAATATCTTCGCCTTCGGTGACTGCGCAGCCTGCCCGCAACCGGGGACTGATCGCAACGTGCCGCCACGCGCCCAGGCGGCGCATCAACAAGCATCGTTGCTGGCCAAATCCCTGAAGCTGCGAATAGAAGGCAAGCCTCTGCCTTCGTACAAGTACACGGATTACGGCTCGCTGATTTCGCTGTCGCGTTTTTCGGCTGTGGGTAACTTGATGGGCAACCTGACCGGCAGTGTGATGCTCGAAGGCTGGTTGGCGCGGATGTTTTACGTGTCGCTGTATCGCATGCACCAGGTGGCGCTTTACGGCGTATTCCGCACGGCGATGCTGATGCTGGGCAGCAAGATCGGGCGCGGGACTGAGCCGCGGCTCAAGCTGCACTGA